The following proteins are encoded in a genomic region of Plasmodium coatneyi strain Hackeri chromosome 6, complete sequence:
- a CDS encoding 50S ribosomal protein L27 yields MTRTTQKKRLHVNNVNASRSSAVAASHFKSNLFMNKNYAKECFIKNHDQVVSIVKFRGFNKLWAKKKGVGSTKNGRDSNPKNLGVKVLGNNFAHAGNIIVRQRGRTFKPGHGVKQGRDFTLIATKSGKVHFFNRVVSIIDVSDPKPMTYMDVYRQDPTILTLSRVWTSAK; encoded by the coding sequence ATGACCAGGACAACGCAGAAGAAGCGTCTACACGTGAACAACGTAAACGCATCAAGAAGCAGCGCAGTagcagctagccattttaaaagtaacctttttatgaataaaaattacgCGAAAGAATGTTTTATTAAAAACCATGATCAAGTGGTGAGTATAGTGAAATTCAGAGGTTTCAATAAATTatgggccaaaaaaaaaggagtgggaagcacaaaaaaCGGAAGAGATAGTAACCCCAAAAACTTAGGGGTAAAAGTACTAGGAAATAATTTCGCCCATGCTGGTAATATTATAGTTAGACAGAGAGGAAGGACATTTAAACCTGGTCATGGGGTTAAGCAGGGAAGAGACTTCACACTTATTGCTACGAAATCCGGGAAAGTCCACTTTTTCAACCGAGTTGTAAGTATAATCGATGTGAGTGACCCAAAGCCAATGACCTATATGGATGTTTACCGACAGGATCCAACCATCCTGACTTTGTCGAGGGTGTGGACCTCAGCGAAGTGA